From the Gemmatimonadota bacterium genome, the window CCCGATTGGGGCACCTTAATTTTCAACTACGGACGCAATGAAGTGTGCAATTTTCTGATCGCCAATGCCCTCTTCTGGATTGAAAAATATCACATCGACGGATTGCGCGTCGATGCCGTTGCATCCATGCTCTACCTAGATTACTCGCGCAAAGAAGGCGAATGGATCCCCAACCCATATGGCGGCAGAGAAAATTTAGACGCCATCGCCTTTATGCACCAGCTCAACACCCTCATCCACGAAAAGTTCCCAGGCGTCTTGATGATCGCCGAAGAATCGACCTCCTGGCCCGGCGTCTCCCGCCCCGTTTATCTGGGCGGCCTCGGATTTGGATTCAAATGGAACATGGGCTGGATGAACGACACCCTGTCCTACATCTCCAAAGAACCCATCCACCGCAAATACCACCACGACAACCTCACCTTTGGCCTCGTCTATGCCTTCCACGAAAACTTCATCCTCGTACTCTCCCACGACGAAGTCGTTCACGGCAAACGCGCCCTCATCGACAAAATGCCCGGCGACCGCTGGCAAAAATTTGCCAATCTGCGCGCCTTTTATGCTTTTCAATACGCCCATCCCGGCAAAAAGTTGCTCTTTATGGGCGGTGAACTCGGCCAGTGGCAAGAATGGAACTCACAGGAAAGCGTACACTGGCACCTGCTCGAAGACCCCGACCACGCGGGCCTGAAGCGCTTTGTAAGAGACCTCAACACCCTCTACCGGGGAGAACCCGCACTCTACGAACGAGATTTTGAACCCGAAGGCTTTGAATGGATCTCGCTCCACGACGCCTCAAACAGCGTCCTATCCTTCCTGCGCCGCGCGCGATCACACGATACCCCTTTGATCTTTGCCTGCAACTTTACCCCCATCCCAAGAGAAAACTACCGCATAGGCGTACCCACCGCAGGCACCTACCGCGAACACATCAACAGCGATGCCGAACGCTACGGCGGCAGCAACATGGGCAACCTCGGCACTGTCCACACCGAACCCATCGCAAGTCACGGACATCCGCAATCCCTGCAAATCACCCTCCCCCCACTTGCAGCTGTCATGTTTAAACCCGGGTAAAAGTTCCCTAAATTGTGTTTCATATATTCTTAATA encodes:
- the glgB gene encoding 1,4-alpha-glucan branching protein GlgB — encoded protein: MPRLIGDFDLHLHSEGNHHRIYDCLGAHPTEKGVRFAVWAPNARRVSVVGDFNAWNGCQHPMQNRGSTGVWELFIPDLTPGTLYKYEIKTQNGDIFTKSDPYAFCMEHRPRTASVVYQPNDALWSDSEWLHTRQTRDPYTEPIAIYEVHLGSWRHNPEEDNRPLTYRELAHELVEYVLEMGYTHIELLPIMEHPLDESWGYQITGYYAPTSRFGTPDDFKYLVNHCHAHGIGVILDWVPAHFPTDAHGLAQFDGSALYEHADPRQGTHPDWGTLIFNYGRNEVCNFLIANALFWIEKYHIDGLRVDAVASMLYLDYSRKEGEWIPNPYGGRENLDAIAFMHQLNTLIHEKFPGVLMIAEESTSWPGVSRPVYLGGLGFGFKWNMGWMNDTLSYISKEPIHRKYHHDNLTFGLVYAFHENFILVLSHDEVVHGKRALIDKMPGDRWQKFANLRAFYAFQYAHPGKKLLFMGGELGQWQEWNSQESVHWHLLEDPDHAGLKRFVRDLNTLYRGEPALYERDFEPEGFEWISLHDASNSVLSFLRRARSHDTPLIFACNFTPIPRENYRIGVPTAGTYREHINSDAERYGGSNMGNLGTVHTEPIASHGHPQSLQITLPPLAAVMFKPG